Proteins encoded by one window of Methanobrevibacter sp.:
- a CDS encoding Ig-like domain-containing protein encodes MFFLILGAVNASELDNVTNNENTNLLMNKLSSADLEEKSLESVVDDNTLNNANVQANGASSTNTTKTSTKLTVDSAHYSKSNTIFKVILQDKDGNLLNNKTITLKINGKTYSATTDINGSAYVKTASQKIGTYSVTAKFNGNSKYTKSSFSGKVKVLSSITNRANIVKTYGVEKNFTATFWKDNDRLSNTTVKIIINGKTYAVKTNSKGVAQIGTDLAPGKYTIKSYNPYSKETTSNTLTINKDSSKIVAYNEYIPPKTKYTYSITLKSGQNTPISNAKIQFTFNYKKTTASTDKNGKASLAIPALSKGTYKISYSYGGNSKYKSVSGSKTLYVQDSTTKLTANNLKMQYNDGSMFSVKATDTSGKALVNKTITFTLNGKTTTSKTDSAGIAKLAVGDLNPGTYTVKSVYSKLGSKDYKTITNSITISKQKLNINTADTVVKYNSGSSFQAIIKNQTGAGIKDITVIFTLNGKTSNVTTDANGIAKLVIREPMGSYPITTQIVDTSLYTAQKVTNNILVNGTKFRASDMTLPADTPATFSVTLLDTLNNPVRATVKFTLNNNVKSVQTDANGIANLPISGLKKGTYKVTYTDGSTSGTSTITVTDKVTLQEVIKASQNVKSYIEGNGELPNTVTIGGVTYNTASYLYMASQAIINLKNNNKGDIVVKSVNNPANPQAAANLGNLYDYLSVAKSIVSTANSKGMMPDSVSSAVGNIGYNGLVYAIARVVAFYGDNSAMPNYVVIKTYSKPSYDSPLNTKNTITDLKPYLAASTNCQVNDPAIVSIVKSLTSGLTTDLAKATAIYNYVRDSINYNFYYNTQHGAVGTLNVKNGNCVDQSHLLVAMYRTAGLAARYAHGTCTFSSGTYGHVWTQVLIGDTWIVGDPTSSRNSLGNVANWNNNNYQFRGFFQSIAF; translated from the coding sequence ATGTTCTTTTTAATATTAGGAGCAGTTAATGCATCCGAATTAGATAATGTAACAAATAATGAAAATACTAATTTATTAATGAATAAATTATCATCAGCAGATTTAGAAGAAAAAAGTTTAGAAAGTGTTGTTGATGATAATACTTTAAATAATGCAAATGTGCAAGCAAATGGTGCTTCTTCAACAAATACAACCAAAACAAGCACTAAATTAACAGTCGATTCAGCACATTATTCCAAATCAAATACGATTTTCAAGGTTATTCTACAAGATAAAGATGGAAATCTATTAAATAATAAAACCATTACTCTTAAAATTAATGGAAAAACTTATTCTGCAACTACAGACATTAATGGGTCTGCATATGTTAAAACTGCTTCACAAAAAATAGGAACTTATAGCGTGACTGCCAAATTTAATGGGAATTCAAAATACACCAAAAGCTCCTTTTCAGGCAAGGTAAAAGTGCTATCCTCCATTACAAATAGGGCAAATATTGTAAAAACATATGGAGTCGAAAAGAATTTTACGGCAACATTTTGGAAAGACAACGATAGACTATCAAATACAACTGTTAAAATCATTATTAATGGAAAAACATATGCCGTTAAAACCAATTCAAAGGGTGTTGCTCAAATAGGCACAGACCTTGCACCAGGAAAGTATACCATTAAGTCATATAATCCGTATTCCAAAGAAACAACATCAAATACACTGACAATTAATAAGGACAGTTCCAAGATTGTTGCATACAATGAATACATACCGCCTAAAACCAAGTATACTTATTCAATTACTTTAAAATCAGGGCAAAATACTCCTATCAGCAATGCAAAAATTCAATTCACATTCAACTATAAAAAAACAACTGCTTCAACAGACAAAAATGGGAAAGCAAGTCTTGCCATCCCTGCCCTTTCAAAAGGCACTTACAAAATTAGTTACTCCTATGGTGGAAATAGCAAATATAAATCTGTTTCAGGGTCAAAAACATTATATGTTCAAGATTCAACCACCAAATTAACTGCAAATAATTTGAAAATGCAGTATAATGACGGATCAATGTTTTCAGTTAAAGCAACCGACACATCAGGAAAAGCTCTAGTTAATAAAACCATTACATTTACATTAAATGGAAAAACAACCACTTCAAAAACTGATAGTGCAGGAATAGCTAAATTGGCAGTTGGAGATTTAAATCCTGGAACATATACCGTTAAAAGCGTTTATTCAAAATTAGGTTCTAAAGATTACAAGACTATAACAAACAGCATCACCATATCCAAACAAAAACTAAATATAAATACGGCAGATACAGTAGTGAAATACAACTCAGGTTCCAGTTTCCAAGCAATAATTAAAAACCAAACTGGAGCAGGCATTAAGGACATCACAGTCATATTTACATTAAATGGAAAAACTTCCAATGTAACCACCGATGCAAACGGAATTGCAAAATTAGTCATTAGGGAACCAATGGGATCATATCCAATCACAACCCAAATCGTTGATACTTCACTTTATACTGCTCAAAAAGTAACAAATAACATATTAGTTAACGGCACTAAGTTTAGGGCCAGTGACATGACATTGCCTGCAGATACCCCCGCCACATTCTCAGTGACATTACTTGACACACTGAACAATCCAGTGAGGGCAACTGTTAAATTTACATTAAACAATAATGTAAAATCCGTACAGACCGATGCCAACGGAATTGCAAACCTTCCAATATCTGGACTTAAAAAAGGAACATATAAAGTCACATATACTGACGGCTCTACTTCTGGAACATCTACAATAACCGTTACAGACAAGGTTACATTGCAAGAAGTCATTAAGGCATCACAAAATGTTAAATCATACATAGAAGGCAATGGAGAACTGCCAAATACCGTTACAATTGGCGGTGTAACTTACAATACTGCATCATACTTGTATATGGCATCACAAGCAATCATTAACCTAAAAAATAATAACAAAGGAGATATTGTCGTGAAATCTGTAAACAATCCCGCCAATCCACAGGCAGCAGCAAATCTGGGCAATTTATATGACTACCTTTCAGTTGCAAAAAGCATTGTAAGCACAGCAAATTCAAAAGGAATGATGCCCGATTCAGTGAGTTCGGCTGTAGGAAACATAGGATATAACGGATTGGTATATGCCATTGCCCGTGTTGTAGCATTTTATGGCGATAACTCAGCTATGCCTAACTATGTAGTTATCAAAACTTATTCAAAACCAAGTTATGATTCTCCTTTAAACACAAAGAACACAATTACAGACTTGAAGCCATATTTAGCGGCTTCAACCAATTGCCAAGTTAACGACCCTGCAATTGTATCAATAGTGAAATCACTTACTTCAGGATTAACTACCGATTTGGCTAAGGCAACTGCAATCTATAACTATGTGCGTGACTCAATTAACTATAATTTCTATTACAACACACAACACGGTGCTGTCGGCACTTTGAATGTTAAAAACGGTAATTGTGTTGACCAGTCACACTTATTAGTTGCCATGTATAGAACTGCGGGCCTTGCGGCAAGATATGCTCATGGGACATGCACATTCTCAAGTGGAACATACGGCCATGTCTGGACTCAGGTATTAATAGGCGACACCTGGATTGTAGGCGATCCGACAAGTTCAAGAAATTCACTTGGAAACGTTGCCAATTGGAATAACAATAATTATCAATTTAGAGGGTTCTTCCAAAGCATTGCATTCTAA
- a CDS encoding RNA ligase family protein, translated as MIVNGKRSLAHVEKVTWVKPIEGHDGLELIGVLGWKCISESGTFSEGDLCVYIEINSKVPKKEWSEFLYHHDYEVKTTHFKDLNVISQGIALPLNVFDVEIPNKEGEDVTELLKITSYNLEDFTLQSDLPNEYDLENQRREEMIGDSGDWLMNSGWGKKSMSYLFGEEKDPNQGFPTRFPHISKTNLEFIENIPDILKDKTPFIRAQKCDGLSATYILEKIKKSFGKPAFEFYVCSQNYRLFKRNDDSSDNMENYYWEMAEKYDIEDKLKFYLENNEECEYVCWQGEICGPEINGNPQKLTENHLFCFQMIDSVFGKFDIRNAKHIWYEYDMECVPIESMTYILPDDFEEFKRTADGYYSKNVCEGQTDCIREGWTYYKTTDPSFSFKNTSINYLIDKNI; from the coding sequence TTGATTGTAAATGGAAAACGCTCATTGGCGCATGTTGAAAAAGTCACTTGGGTTAAACCAATTGAAGGCCATGATGGCCTTGAACTTATTGGAGTTCTAGGATGGAAATGCATCTCTGAAAGTGGAACCTTTAGCGAAGGGGATTTATGCGTCTATATTGAAATCAACTCTAAAGTTCCAAAAAAAGAATGGTCCGAATTTCTATACCATCACGACTATGAAGTTAAAACAACACACTTTAAGGACCTTAATGTTATTTCTCAAGGAATTGCACTGCCACTTAATGTTTTTGACGTTGAAATACCAAATAAAGAAGGAGAAGATGTAACAGAACTGCTCAAAATAACCTCTTATAATCTAGAGGATTTTACTCTCCAAAGCGATTTGCCAAATGAATACGATTTGGAAAATCAGCGCAGAGAAGAGATGATTGGAGATTCTGGAGATTGGTTAATGAATAGTGGATGGGGTAAAAAATCAATGAGCTATTTGTTTGGAGAAGAAAAAGACCCAAATCAAGGTTTTCCAACAAGATTCCCACACATTTCAAAAACAAACCTAGAATTCATTGAAAACATACCTGACATACTAAAAGATAAAACACCGTTCATACGTGCCCAAAAATGTGACGGCCTATCCGCAACATACATCCTTGAAAAAATAAAAAAGAGCTTCGGCAAGCCAGCATTTGAATTTTATGTTTGCTCGCAGAATTATCGGCTTTTTAAGAGAAATGATGACTCTTCAGACAATATGGAAAATTATTACTGGGAAATGGCTGAAAAATACGATATAGAAGATAAGCTTAAATTTTATCTTGAAAACAATGAAGAGTGCGAATATGTCTGCTGGCAAGGTGAGATATGTGGTCCTGAAATTAATGGAAATCCTCAGAAACTAACCGAAAATCATCTGTTCTGCTTCCAGATGATTGACAGTGTGTTTGGAAAATTTGATATCCGCAATGCCAAGCATATCTGGTATGAATATGATATGGAATGTGTTCCAATAGAGAGCATGACCTACATTCTTCCGGATGATTTCGAAGAATTCAAAAGAACTGCAGATGGATATTACAGCAAAAATGTATGCGAAGGCCAAACTGACTGTATAAGAGAAGGCTGGACATATTACAAAACAACAGACCCAAGTTTCAGCTTTAAAAACACTTCAATTAACTATTTAATAGACAAGAATATTTAA
- a CDS encoding sulfite exporter TauE/SafE family protein produces MFPIEYIIGLILIGICAGFASGLLGVGGGFLIVPLQYFLLKYIGVVPDLAILISLGTSLAIIIPTSISGAYRHTRTLDGIIKPGIQLGIFGIVGGVIGGFVASALPSRILEIIFGCLLLFITVNNIVNINKEREDARVSFNYATISITGLAVGFSSGLLGVGGGIFLIAILTALLGFSLIEAIGTSSIFISLTAVGGFLSYVVSGWGVNTFPYSIGYVSVINFLLIACFSVPLAYLGAKMAHKVPQKKLKIVFSCLVFYMAIKMLGIVP; encoded by the coding sequence ATGTTTCCAATTGAGTATATTATAGGTTTAATTTTAATTGGCATTTGTGCGGGTTTCGCATCAGGACTTTTGGGTGTCGGTGGTGGATTTTTAATAGTCCCCCTTCAATACTTTTTGCTAAAGTACATTGGGGTTGTGCCTGATTTGGCAATTTTGATATCTTTGGGAACTAGCTTGGCTATTATTATTCCAACTTCAATAAGCGGCGCTTACAGACACACCAGAACATTGGATGGAATTATAAAGCCAGGGATTCAGTTAGGTATTTTTGGAATAGTTGGGGGCGTTATTGGTGGTTTTGTAGCATCTGCATTGCCGTCAAGGATTTTGGAAATAATTTTCGGATGCCTGTTGCTTTTCATCACTGTTAACAATATCGTAAACATTAATAAAGAACGTGAAGATGCTAGAGTATCATTCAATTATGCCACAATTTCCATCACTGGGCTGGCGGTCGGATTTTCATCAGGGCTTCTGGGTGTTGGGGGAGGCATATTTTTAATCGCTATTCTAACTGCACTTCTAGGCTTTTCATTGATAGAAGCTATTGGAACATCATCTATTTTTATTTCCCTAACTGCAGTTGGAGGATTTTTATCGTATGTCGTTTCTGGTTGGGGAGTGAATACATTCCCTTATTCGATAGGTTATGTAAGTGTTATTAACTTTCTTTTAATTGCTTGTTTTTCAGTGCCTCTCGCATATCTGGGTGCTAAAATGGCACATAAAGTGCCTCAAAAGAAATTAAAAATAGTATTTTCATGTCTGGTTTTTTACATGGCTATAAAAATGTTGGGGATAGTTCCTTAA
- a CDS encoding DMT family transporter translates to MKRIYIILPILAGFMFGSTGIFVRTLTQNGIDSTTLLFLRFSIAIIPILMAILLTDKRLLKIDLSDIPLLLACAISIVGLNLCYNEAINTIPLSLAAVLLSIAPIFVLIFAYLLFREKITSKKLVCMLLAIFGCLLMTGVLEDSLTNIPLFGIALAIGAGLFWAIYIMASKKSIENGKHTYTILIYSIIFISIALIPFTDFSQITSFISINPISTAIFLILHSTFSFALPYIFSTLSLNYMDSGVSSIFLSGSEPFAALIFGLLLYSEVPTPLMLCGFITTIIAMMMLSRKESVKN, encoded by the coding sequence ATGAAAAGAATATATATCATTTTACCAATTCTTGCAGGATTCATGTTCGGATCAACCGGAATATTCGTGCGAACATTAACACAAAACGGAATTGACTCGACAACACTTCTGTTTTTAAGGTTTTCAATAGCCATAATTCCAATATTAATGGCAATACTGCTAACAGACAAAAGATTACTCAAGATAGACTTATCTGACATCCCCCTACTTCTAGCATGTGCCATATCTATTGTAGGGCTTAATTTATGTTATAACGAGGCCATAAATACCATACCCTTGTCTTTAGCTGCAGTGCTTCTTTCAATAGCTCCAATTTTTGTATTGATATTTGCATATCTCCTATTTAGAGAAAAAATCACATCAAAAAAGTTAGTTTGCATGCTTTTGGCCATATTTGGATGTCTGCTTATGACAGGAGTTTTAGAAGACAGTTTGACAAACATTCCATTATTTGGAATAGCTTTAGCTATCGGTGCAGGATTATTCTGGGCAATTTATATAATGGCTTCAAAAAAATCAATCGAAAACGGCAAACATACCTACACCATTTTAATCTATTCCATCATCTTCATTTCAATTGCACTCATACCTTTCACAGATTTCAGCCAGATTACAAGTTTCATCTCCATTAACCCCATATCAACAGCAATATTTTTAATATTGCACTCCACTTTCTCATTTGCCCTGCCATATATATTCTCAACATTGAGTCTAAACTACATGGACTCCGGAGTGTCGTCCATTTTTCTTTCAGGCTCAGAACCATTTGCAGCATTGATATTCGGATTATTACTCTACTCAGAAGTGCCAACCCCACTAATGCTTTGCGGTTTCATCACCACCATAATTGCAATGATGATGCTGTCTAGAAAAGAAAGCGTGAAAAATTAA
- a CDS encoding MJ1255/VC2487 family glycosyltransferase, with amino-acid sequence MIFSIIIPTYNEEEYLPILLESIKNQDFTDYEVIVADANSEDKTREIAKEYGCIVVEGGLPAKGRNNGARIAKGDYLLFLDSDLRLTDDYLRNVIYEFRMERLGIAITQMEAMSNKVEDKLFHDFANYFMIGVEKIKPHGAGCYGIIARKELHDECGGFDESLTFGEDTDYIERLAEKEPFRVLRNAKIGVSTRRLEEEGIETLIRQYGKSTVNDFLGKRTDASELDYGFDHGKEKITTTRFKNLERRTEQINELKQSYDKSRDSIRTIQSNVKSKHRQRDKKVIFYCVCGEGMGHAIRTGVIVDRIKEKYDVHIFSSDRAYKYLNSKFDNVYEIGGFNTVYINNKVNNLKTLSHAIKRNPTNIKVGYENLYKKARQLRPDVIVTDFELYATMLSKLRNIPLISLDNIHMITQTKIDYPKDHIGEMLKAKGVIKTYVVKPKIHILTSFFYPKIKARKNAVIYPPIIREEILKLKPEKGNHTVVYQTSRESEKLVRKLKALKDEQFIVYGFNKDEADGNLTYKHFNEDEFYDDLASAKAVICNGGFTFISESIHLKKPIYSIPAAGNFEQTLNGFYVQKLGYGEYHEVMNAKRVANFLKSLPKYQKSLAKVKKTNNDGIVRELIYRIEKYSN; translated from the coding sequence ATGATTTTCAGCATTATCATTCCCACTTACAATGAAGAGGAATACCTCCCAATCTTATTGGAAAGCATTAAAAATCAGGATTTCACAGATTATGAGGTAATTGTAGCTGATGCTAACTCTGAAGATAAAACAAGAGAAATTGCTAAAGAGTACGGATGCATAGTTGTTGAGGGAGGCCTTCCAGCTAAAGGTAGGAATAATGGTGCTCGAATAGCTAAAGGAGACTATCTGCTATTTTTGGATTCTGATTTAAGACTTACTGACGATTACCTGAGAAATGTCATATATGAATTCAGAATGGAAAGGCTTGGGATTGCAATAACCCAAATGGAAGCGATGTCAAATAAAGTAGAAGACAAACTATTCCATGATTTTGCAAATTACTTCATGATTGGTGTCGAAAAGATTAAACCCCATGGTGCAGGTTGTTATGGAATAATAGCCAGAAAGGAACTTCATGATGAATGCGGTGGCTTTGATGAATCATTGACATTTGGTGAAGATACTGATTATATTGAAAGGTTAGCTGAAAAAGAACCATTTAGAGTGCTTAGAAATGCTAAAATTGGTGTTTCAACCAGACGTCTTGAGGAAGAAGGAATTGAAACATTAATCCGACAATATGGGAAAAGTACTGTAAATGACTTTTTAGGAAAAAGAACTGATGCCAGTGAACTTGACTACGGTTTTGATCATGGAAAAGAAAAAATAACCACGACCAGATTTAAGAACTTGGAAAGAAGAACCGAGCAAATCAACGAACTTAAGCAAAGCTATGACAAATCAAGAGATAGCATAAGAACCATACAGTCAAATGTAAAATCAAAACATCGCCAAAGAGACAAAAAAGTCATCTTTTATTGTGTTTGTGGCGAAGGCATGGGGCATGCAATAAGAACTGGAGTTATAGTGGATAGGATAAAGGAAAAATATGATGTTCACATATTTTCAAGCGATAGGGCTTATAAATATTTAAATTCAAAATTTGATAATGTTTATGAAATAGGTGGATTCAATACTGTCTACATAAACAATAAAGTAAACAACCTAAAAACATTATCCCATGCCATAAAAAGGAATCCGACCAATATTAAAGTAGGATATGAAAATCTATATAAAAAAGCAAGGCAGTTAAGGCCAGACGTCATCGTTACAGATTTTGAACTCTACGCTACAATGTTGTCAAAACTTAGAAATATCCCTCTCATTAGCTTAGACAATATCCATATGATTACACAAACCAAAATCGACTATCCCAAAGATCATATCGGGGAAATGCTTAAAGCTAAAGGAGTCATTAAAACATATGTGGTTAAACCTAAAATACATATTTTGACCAGCTTTTTTTACCCAAAAATTAAAGCAAGGAAAAATGCCGTGATCTATCCTCCAATCATTCGTGAAGAAATCCTAAAATTAAAACCTGAAAAAGGAAACCACACCGTCGTGTATCAAACAAGCCGTGAAAGTGAAAAGCTTGTTCGAAAACTTAAAGCGCTTAAAGATGAACAATTCATTGTTTATGGATTCAATAAAGATGAAGCTGACGGCAACCTAACCTATAAACACTTTAATGAAGATGAATTTTATGATGATTTGGCTTCCGCCAAAGCCGTAATCTGTAATGGAGGATTCACATTCATATCTGAATCGATCCATCTCAAAAAGCCAATTTATTCCATCCCTGCCGCAGGCAACTTTGAACAAACCTTGAATGGTTTTTATGTTCAAAAGTTAGGTTATGGGGAATACCACGAAGTCATGAATGCCAAAAGAGTGGCCAATTTCCTAAAAAGCCTTCCAAAATATCAAAAAAGTCTTGCTAAAGTTAAAAAAACAAACAATGACGGAATCGTGCGTGAGCTAATTTATAGAATTGAAAAATATTCAAACTAA
- a CDS encoding DUF4013 domain-containing protein codes for MGVGDIIGDALAYPFSNIKALVLYAVLSIIAGLIGGATLVSTAVSVSSKGLAGFTFSALAIIGLIVLILVLFLIEGYGLDIVKFGIERRSDSPGIDLGRQIGNAIKLIIVSIVYYIIPAIIILILGLFLKNWILLIISIILVIIFALANFMAKCRLAKTDSLGEALAIGEAIGDISRVGLGKIIATVIVIVLVLLIAAFIIGLISKLNNTIGSVLLGIFAVYFVFFYNRAIGLLYSEA; via the coding sequence ATGGGTGTAGGAGATATTATAGGAGATGCTTTAGCATATCCATTTAGTAATATTAAAGCATTAGTTTTATATGCAGTTTTAAGTATAATCGCAGGATTAATCGGAGGTGCAACTCTAGTCTCAACTGCAGTTTCAGTCTCTTCAAAAGGTTTAGCTGGATTTACTTTCAGTGCATTGGCTATTATTGGACTTATTGTTCTTATTCTTGTATTGTTCTTGATTGAAGGATACGGTTTAGACATTGTAAAATTCGGTATTGAAAGAAGATCTGATAGTCCTGGAATAGACCTCGGAAGACAAATCGGAAATGCTATTAAATTAATTATTGTTAGCATTGTATATTACATTATTCCAGCAATTATTATTTTAATTTTAGGTCTTTTCCTTAAAAATTGGATACTTCTCATAATCAGTATAATCTTAGTCATCATATTTGCTTTGGCTAACTTTATGGCTAAATGTAGATTAGCAAAAACTGATAGTTTAGGTGAAGCTTTAGCTATTGGAGAAGCTATTGGAGACATTTCCAGAGTAGGATTAGGTAAAATAATTGCAACAGTTATTGTTATTGTTCTTGTATTACTAATCGCTGCATTTATTATTGGATTAATCAGTAAATTAAATAATACTATTGGTAGTGTCTTATTAGGTATTTTTGCAGTTTACTTTGTATTCTTCTACAATAGAGCTATTGGTTTATTATACTCTGAAGCATAA
- a CDS encoding transcription initiation factor IIB, producing MQDDNYAQDKQTVCPECGSTELIGDYERAEVVCARCGLVIDENLVDMGPEWRAFDHEQRDKRTRVGAPITYTIHDKGLSTMIDWRNKDIYGRDIPARNRAQWYRLRKWQRKIRISGATERNLAFALSELDRDSSRLGLPRSVREAASVVYRSAVDNKLIRGRSIEGVVAASLYAACRRCNVPRTLDEIAEVSRVTKKEVGRTYRFLTRELNIKLPPTSPVDYVPRFASELGLSGEAQSKAIEIIEKAMDKGLTSGRGPTGVAAAALYIASVLLGERKTQRDVADIAGVTEVTIRNRYKELTEQLEMGVTL from the coding sequence CTATGAAAGAGCAGAAGTTGTATGTGCTCGTTGTGGATTAGTTATTGATGAAAATCTTGTTGATATGGGTCCCGAATGGAGAGCATTTGACCATGAACAAAGAGATAAGCGTACAAGAGTGGGAGCTCCAATCACTTACACCATTCACGATAAAGGTTTAAGTACAATGATTGATTGGAGAAACAAAGATATTTACGGTCGTGATATTCCTGCAAGAAACAGAGCTCAATGGTACAGATTAAGAAAATGGCAAAGAAAAATCAGGATTTCCGGTGCAACCGAAAGAAATCTTGCGTTCGCATTAAGTGAACTTGATCGTGATTCTTCAAGATTAGGTCTTCCAAGGTCTGTAAGGGAGGCCGCATCTGTTGTATATAGGAGTGCAGTAGACAATAAATTAATCAGAGGAAGAAGTATTGAAGGAGTAGTGGCCGCTTCTCTATATGCTGCATGTAGACGCTGTAATGTACCGCGTACTTTAGATGAAATTGCTGAGGTGTCTAGAGTCACCAAAAAGGAAGTTGGTAGAACATACAGATTCCTGACCCGTGAATTGAATATAAAACTGCCGCCTACTTCTCCTGTGGATTATGTTCCTAGATTCGCATCTGAATTAGGTTTATCCGGTGAAGCGCAATCCAAGGCCATTGAAATAATTGAAAAAGCAATGGATAAGGGATTGACTTCTGGAAGAGGTCCTACCGGTGTAGCTGCAGCTGCACTATACATTGCATCTGTTTTGCTCGGTGAGAGAAAAACCCAAAGGGATGTGGCGGATATTGCAGGCGTGACTGAAGTTACTATCCGTAACAGATACAAGGAATTAACAGAACAGTTAGAAATGGGTGTGACTTTATAG